Genomic window (Chryseobacterium bernardetii):
GAACAGAACCTATTTTTGAAAAACGTTCGGAAATGGTCCTCAGCCTTTCAATATCTTTTTCAATCTCATGTACGCCTTCGGAATCAGGATTTTCCAGCTTCATAATTTCCATCCAGCCAATCATGGAAGATAAAGGTGTTCCGATCTGATGTGCTGTTTCCTTTGCCAGCCCGGCCCAAAGATAACCTTCATCTGTCTTTTTAATGGTCTTAAAAAACCAGAAAGTAAATCCGAAATACAGCAGAATAAACAATCCTAGGATATAAGGCGAATATCTAAGGTTATTAAGCAGTCGGGAGTTGTCATAATACACGAACTGGTTATTCCCATCCGGAACCTTTATTTCGATCGGGTCATAGTTTTTCTCCATATTCATGATCAGATTATGGAGTTTTTGCGGACTTTTGATGGTGCTTTCAGGAATATTCCGATAATATCCCAGATCAAGGATGGGTTTTTTATACTTATCCGTTACAATAAACGGAATGGTGTTGTTAATATTAAGGATTTCAGGTAACAGATCCAGCACATCGGTATCAGGAGATTTTACCTCCTGCTGTATCCTGATAGCTTTGGAAAGCAGATTAATCCTTTTAATCTCCTCTTTCCGGAGGAAATTAATCAATGCTGTAGAAGACACTACAATGGCGATTACCAAAGTGGTCATTACAACAAAAATGATCCAGTTATTCAGTCTGGTTAATATAGATTTCCTCAAGGTTATTTATTTTAAAACAGTAAGAATTTTCTGCAGTTCTGCACTTCCGCTCCCCTGGTAATTATTGATAATAATTGAAAACACATACTTTTTCCCATCCTTTGAAGTATGATAGCCAGCAAAAGATTTGGTATCCCTCATTGTTCCGCTTTTCATTTTCATTCCATTGTCCTGAACTGGGAAGCCATCATAATAAGATTCAAACCAGGATTGTTTTTTAGCATATAAAAGTGCCTGTACTTCCGCTTTTGCTGCAACATAATTCTGTGGTGAAAGACCACTTCCATCCGCAAAATTGATCATGTTAGGGTTAATTCCTTTTGATTTCCAGAATTCCCTTAAATATGCTACTCCACTTTTGAAACTAGAGTTTCCTTTTTTCTCTTTTCCTAAAGTCTTCATAAGAGTTTCACCATAAAGATTAACACTTTTCCTCAAAAACCAATAAACTATTTTATCCAGTGTTGGAGATTGATAGGTAAGAATAATATTATTTTTAGGGGCTTCCAAAACCTGTTTCCCATCTAATTCAAGTTGTGAATTGGTAACCGCTTTCCCGGAAAGCTCAATACCGGACTCTTTTAGCCATTGCTTTACTTCTGCTGCCAGCTGTAAAGGTGGATTGGGTGTGGAACCTGAAACCGTTACTGTTTTTCCTCCGGGAAGCATTCCATTAATTAATGCAACATTAGAATGTGGTGCTGTAAAGATCAGACTTTGATCGGAACTGCCTCCCGTTTTCAGATCATTCAGCCATTTTACATTTTCCAGCGGATAGGAAAAGCTTTTAAAATCTGTTCCATTGATATTAATATCAAACTGGTTTTCTCTCCAGTTGATTCCCCAGACTCCTGCTCCGTAATAATTTCCCAGATCATCCCACGGCCATCCGCCCGGAATGGTCTGATGGTCAAAATAAGAATCATCAATCACCAGATCACCGGAAATCTTTGTAATTCCGGAATTCTTAATAGCCTCTATCAGTTTCTTTTTAAAACTCTCGGGTTTATAGGTTTCATACCTCCAGCTTCCCAGAGTAGGATCGCCATTGGAGCTGATGAAGAGATTCCCGTTCAGATTTCCTCCGGATATGCTTCCGGAATAGCTTGATGTAGTGGTATAGGTATAATTTTTCCCTAATGTTTCTAAAGCTGCACCTGCTGTAAATATTTTTTGGGTAGAAGCTGTAGAAAGCCCTTTACTTCCCTGATATTCATATATAAAATTACCATTTTCATCTGATACATAAAATGATAAACTGGAAGCAACCGCGCCTGAGGAATCCATAAGATCTTTGGTGGCCTTATCTAATTTCTGAGCCATATTCTGGGCTGAAACTATCTGTACAGAAAGTATGAGAACTGCAAGTGTTTTTTTCATTGCATTTTTTGTTTTTTTGTACTAAATTTTTGCTGTAAAACTGAAGCAATACCAACAATAGTTGTATAATTTGTATAGCAGTGTTTCAGATTCTGTTATTTAAAACTCTAACTCAAATATAGTTAAAATAAAAGCTTCTTATATTCCTCAAGATCATCAGGAGTGAAAAGGATCTGATGGCCGGAGGTTTTCTCAAATGAACGGTCATAATTAAAATACTCTTCATAGCCATCCTCGTCTATAAACATATCCATTTGGCATTCTTTTATATATTCGGACTTTTCTCCATAATCTTCCTTGTGATATTTATTGGCACCCCAAGATTCATTATTACAATGTAAACAGGATTTACCATATAGTGCTTTATGGCCACATACCTCACAATCTTTCAGATGGTCGAACAAATCTGAAATTCTGCTCTGCATATCTTCAGAAAACAAATGTAGAGGAACAATTCTTAAAAGCTTATAATAATTCGGTTCCTGATTGGAAAAAGAGAAATATTTGTCGGTACTGATCTGTTTTTTAGTGTAAAGTTTCAATTTTTTCAAATCAAACTCTACTTCCGCTTTCACAATATCTTTCAAGTTCAGAATAGCTTTCTGTTTATAAACAACATTCTGTTTTTCATCAATTTCCATGATGGGCTTCTGATCTATAAAATGATTAATACATAAGGTGGTTTCCCAGGAATTAATCATTCTCAGTTTTCCTTCATGGCCACAAATCTCACAAACCTTTTGAGAAAGTTGGGAATAGGTGTTGGTGACCTTTCCCAGCCTGGCATTCAATTCTTTATTCTCAGAATAAATATAACAACGTAATTCTCCAGAGTTCTCCTTGCCAAAGACATCATGGTCCATATTCCATCCTGCATCAACCAGTTCAGACAGCATTTTTCCGATCAGATCATTCCAACCGGTGCTGTTTACTGAAAAATTCTTCAGATTACGTTCTATAAAGCTGTTGATGTCTTGCCGCATCATTATAATGAGCTTCCTGCTTCTATTTCGTAAGGCTCTTTTCCTTTTTCAAAAATCCTGGTCAGTTCGCTTCCTTCCACCGTAATGGTATCATTGATTCTTCTGATCCAGTTTCCTTCTCTAAGGCCAACTACTTTAAGATCATTTTGGGTAAGGAATTCCATGATGCGGGTTTCCCTTGTTTCTCCGTTATGCTTTAAATCCGGATTCGGGTCAAGATAGTGTGGGTTGAGGTTGAACGGAACCAATCCCATACAGTCAAAACTTGGCGGGTAAACGATCGGCATATCGTTCGTTGTTTTCATATTCTGTCCACCGATATTACTTCCTGCGCTGCACCCAAGATATGGTTTTCCGCCGGTTACATTTTCTTTTAAAACAGACATCAGTCCTTCTTCATGTAACGTTTTCACCAATAAAAATGTGTTTCCACCTCCTGTGAAGAAACCTTTTGCCTGGTTTAAAGCTTCAATTTTATCGTTAAACTCATGAAGTCCTTTTACTTTTATGTTGATGGTTTGAAAAAATGCGCGGGCCTTTGCTGTATAATCATCATGGGAAATACCGCCGGGCCTTGCAAAAGGAACAAAAACAATCTCATCAATTCCTTTATATAACTGAATTAATTCTTCTCTTAAATATTCCAGATATTCTCCACCAAAAAGTGTAGAAGTAGAAGCTAATATAATATTCATAGGATATTTTGATTATAAAATAGACTTACAAAGATAGGTTCAAACACTAACGAATCAAAAATTAATCTAAAAAAAATAAGAATCCCGTTAATATTTTCTAAAAAAACTTAAAGCCTCTAAAATTTGAGCTTTTATGGAATTATTATTGAATTTTAGAAACTCGAATTATAAAATATAAGATTATGAAAATGCCGAAAGTTAACATCAAAAACCTATTTGCAGGTTTAATTCTTGTAGGAAGTGCAAGTTTTGTAAGTGCACAAACCACTCAAACGGACAGTGCAAATAAAACTGCCACTCAGGCTGCTGCCACTCAGCAAAACCCTACTATTGAAGGTCTTAAAAAACAAATCGAAGCCAATCCAAAAGATACAGAATCCTTAGCTAAATTGGCTACCGCTTATCAGGAAGCATCAGACTGGACAAATGCGGTTGAAACCTGGAAAAAAATATCCGTTTTGCTACCGGATTGGGCTCCGGCTTACTACAGCCAGGCTTACGCTTATCAGTCAGCTAAAGATGATGCCAATGCAAAGATGGCTTACGAAAAGTATATTGCTGCTGTAAAGCCTGAGGAAGTAGAACAGAATAAGAAGAATCTGGCATATGCTTACTTCTATATAGCCTTCTCAGAACAGCAAACTGATCCGAATAAAGCAAAAGAACATATTGCAAAATCACTGCAGTACGACCCTAACAATCAGGATGCTATAAAACTGAGCAAAGCTTTAAATTCATAACAACAAAAACAAACTTCGGAAGAAATTCCGGAGTTTGTTTTTTGCTTTTTATTAATCTTTTTATTCTATCATCTTCCCAAAGAAGTCTGTTTCACCATGCAGATGCCTGATAATTTTCTCAATATTACGCTGAATACCGGCTTCCGTTTTCAGATTATTGATATAGCGGATTAGCTCATGACGTCTTGAAGGAATCAGTTTTTCAAAATTGCTTGCTGCCAAAGGACTGTCTTTTATAGCCTTTTCCAACCGAGGATGAATCGCAATACTTCTGTCTGAATTATCATATTCCAGCACCACTTCAATGATTTCGCCAATTCTTTTGGGTGAATTTTTCAACATTATAAGATTGACATACAGCCTCCACTCGCCAAGATATTTCATCAGGTTCTGCTGAAATTCCTTTCCGTTGATAGTTCCTTTTACCGGAATTGGACTTTTATTTCTTCCTGAGGTTTCAAAAATTTTCTCCAGAACTTCTTCCGGGATAAAAACAAAAGGATTGATTCCGATAATTTCAAGAGTAGCTGTAAAAGTGGTATTTTTCATGGGATATGGTATTAAACAAAATTAGGTATTAGATTTTACATAGCCTTCAATTCTTTTATAACTTCAATTTACTTATTATTGATTACTCACTACTTACCATAAGCCCTCATATTCCTTAACTTAAGGCTATTATTTTATCACTCTGCTACTGAAGTCCACTCATGAAAAAATCATATCCCAGAACTCAATTAAATGACTTATCTTTGCAGCAATAAATCTATTTAACAAAATGAAATTTTTTATTGACACAGCTAATTTAGAGCAAATCAAGGAAGCTAAAGATCTTGGAATTTTAGATGGTGTAACTACCAACCCTTCATTAATGGCCAAAGAAGGTATTCAGGGAGCTGAAGCAATCAAAAACCATTATAAAACGATCTGCGAACTTGTAGACGGAGATATTTCTGCTGAAGTACTTTCTACAACGTATGAAGAAATGATTAAAGAAGGAGATGAATTGGCTGCAATCCACCCTAATATCGTTGTTAAAATTCCAATGATTAAGGATGGTATCAAAGCATTAAAATATTTTTCTGATAAGGGAATCAAAACTAACTGTACATTGATCTTCTCTCCGGGGCAGGCTCTTTTGGCAGCTAAAGCAGGAGCTACTTATGTTTCTCCGTTCCTTGGAAGATTAGATGATATTTCTACTGACGGATTAAACCTGATTCAGGAAATCAGATTAATTTTCGATAACTATATGTTTGAAACTGAAATTTTAGCAGCTTCTATCCGTCATTCAATGCACATTATTGACTGTGCTAAAATTGGAGCTGATGTAATTACCTCTCCACTGCCTCCAATCTTGAGCTTATTAAAGCACCCATTAACAGACAGCGGATTGGCTCAGTTTATTGCTGATTCTCAGAAACTATCTTAATTACTGACTGTTTTTTTCAGATATAAAAGTCTCGGAACTGCTTCCGGGACTTTATTTATTCATTTCCTTCAATATTTTTTACAACTTTACAAGGGTTTCCTACTGCAACAACATTCTCCGGAATATTTTTGGTAACCACACTCCCTGCTCCTATTACCGAATTATTACCAATGGTAACGCCTGGTAAAATTACAACATTACCACCCAGCCATACATTATCTCCCACCGTAATCGGATGGGCATATTCCAAGCCTGCATTTCTCTGTTTTGCATCAAGTGGATGTCCGGCTGTATAAAAGCTGCAGTTGGGTCCAATAAAGACATTATCTCCAAATTTTACTGCAGCACAGTCCAATATCACAAGATTATGATTGGAATAAAAATTTTCACCTACTTCAATATTATACCCATAGTCACACCAGAAAGAAGGTTCAATATATAGGTTTTCTTTTGTGCTTCCTAAAATTCTCTTAAGCAATTGTCTTCTTCTTTCTGTATCAGAATTCTTCAATCCGTTATATTCTAAGCACAGGTCTTTACATGCTATACGCTCCTGAATCAGTTCAGAATCATAATTCGCATCATATAAAAGTCCGGCTTTGCATTTTTCTTTTTCTGTCATCAATGGTTTCCAGTTTAAATTTGAGATTAAGATCATTAAAAATAAAAATATTTTCTATAATAAAAGCCATAGTCCTACAACCTAAAAAAAAACAGAACAACCTTTTGAGCTATCCTGTTCAGTAGAAAATAATAATTTTAGTTCACCAGATCAGGTTCTATCGGATTGTTGTCTTTCTGAAGCATGTCTTTTGTTCGCTTTTCCATTTCCTTGAGCACCTGATTAGGGTCTGAAAATTCTTTGCCGTCTGCCGTTTTCACTTTAAAAGCTACTTTTCCACCAGATTCACCGCCATTTCTCATCATCAGTTCTCTCACATTTTTGGTAGGATCATTTACATAGGCCTTCCATGCTTTCTTAAACTGGTCTTTGGTTACTTCAATATCTTTCCCATCCAGTCCCAGTATTTTTACGTTCCCAGGAAGCTGCAGTTCTTCTTCCTTCCCTAGTGTCTTTACACTTTTATTACCTACCAGCAGCATACTGTGGGATCCTGTGGCATCTTCAATTTTTACAATAAGCCCAGGAAGTCCATAAAATACATAAGGGCCGTCCTGAATAGGAATATCCGTTGTAAACCATGCCGTCCAGTCTCTTCCACCAAAACTTGTAGTTGCTTTCTGAACCTTGTATTCGCCTATTTTTTGTTGATCAGGTAAAATTTTCCATTCCAGTTTTTTATCTTCCTTAATTTTGTATTTATCCATAGAAATACTTCTGAAAAGATAGGTCTTAAAATCAAGGTACTGCTTGGTAACTTTATAGGAAACCATTCCCGGTTTTTCTGTTCTGTTCATACTGATGCTCCCACCTCCTGATTTCAGCTGCTTCTCAATATTGGCCCGTGCAGTGGAATCCGCTACAAATTTATCATGGCTGTAATAGCTGGATCCGTTTTTATCAATATCAAGCAACATCATTTCCTTCTTCACCTCTTCTTTATTATTAGAATCGGGAATAAACTTATATTCATAGAAAAACCTGTTTACCTGTGCATGTGCAAACATTCCCAGGAAGATAAAAAATAGAACTTTGTTTTTCATAATAGATGATAAAAAAGGCTTTGTCAATATGATATTGGCAAAGCCCGGTTAAACTTTATTTCTTAGTCTGAATTCTTATTTCATTCTGCGTTCCCCGCACTGCGTTTTCTTTAATAATATTGATGCTTGCAATATTTTCAGGCTTTAATGCATGGGCCTGTTCTTTGGAAACTTCAGCTCCATCAATGAAGTATTTTAAATTATCCCAGCCTTTCATATTATACTTTTTCACTCCATTCATGGTAATGTCTCCATTTCCATCTTTTTTAATGAAATCTGCCTGCATAACCATTACTTTAGGAGAACTATTTATTGTTGTGAAGCTTATATTCCTCATTGCCGTTTCTGCTTCCTGTCTGGCCTGTTCAGCAATTACTTTTGCCTGTTCAGCTACTTTTCTTGCCGCTTCTACATCAATTTTAGATTTTTCAACTTCTATTCTTGCCTTTTCGGCAGCTTTTCTTCCTATTTCCGCTGCTTCTATGTTTATTTTTGCAGCTTTCTTTCCTACTTTTTTGGCTTCTTTAGCGGCTTTGGCAGCCTCTCTTTCAATCTTTCGGAGTTCTTTTTTATCAAGAGGATCCATATTTTCAAGATCCGCCATTTGCTTTTTCCATTCAGGAGAATTAAAATATTCTTCTACCTCTTTACTGGATTCATCCGTAATATCCGTCATGGCCGAAACCAAATCATCAATTTCCTCCATTTTCTTTTCAAAAGCTTTACTGTCTGGATCCAGTTTATTTAGTTCTTTCTGTTTTTCATCCATCTTTTTCTGAAGCTCAGCCAATTGCTTGTTGGAATCTTCGGGATCAGGAAGTCTGGTACTTTCCTTTTTTTCTGATTTTTCCTTTACAGTATCTTTTTTAATTTCAGAAACTGCTTTTTTAATAGAAAGGTTAGTTTCTTCAATTTCTCTGTTCTTAGCATTTACCAGATAAGCAAAAGCTACGGTGAATAAAACCGGCAACGCAAGAATTCTATGCGCATACCCGAATTTGGTTTTTGGTTTTTGTAACATTTTAAGTCTTTTTTTAAGGTTTGAACTTAGAAACGGACTGGCTGCAGGCAACTGGGTTCCGGAAAAGTGGCTTGCTAAAAGCATCTGCGCAAATGCTTTGGTGTCCGAATTCTTTACGGCTTTTTTATCAGCCAGATATTCATGAATTAAACTAATTTCTTTTTTAATGATATGAAAGAACGGGTTGAACCAGAAAACAGCCGTCACCACTTCAATAAGAATCTTATCAAATGAATGTTTCTGTTCAATATGTACCATCTCATGTTTTAAAATCTGTTTTCCAACGGCAGAATCCAGGGTAATGGTATTCTTCCAGAAAAGGTTCTTAAAATATGAAAACGGAGCTTCAGCTAAGTCTGTACTGTAAAAATTGATTCCGTCAAAACTTTCTTTCTGAAACTGTTCTTTAAACTGCTGGATCTTGAAGATCCCGTATATAAGCTTCCCTAAAAAGTAGAAAGAAACCAATCCCAGAGCTGAAAAAATAATGTTAAAATAAAGGTTACCATTGTTTACGTTTTTTTGTGTGTTAAAATTCTGAATCTTATCAAGCAGCAAATACACATCACTATTCACTTCTATTGTAAAATCATCCACTTTAATAAGCGGCAGTAAAAGTGATATTACAATTGCCAACAGAAGATAAAATCTGTTATAATGATGGAATGTCTTGTCTTTTAAAGACAACTGATAGTACAGAAACATTACACCGGAACATAAAATTACTTTTCCAAAGTATAGAAGTATCGTCTCCATGGTTATTAGTCTTTGTTTTTAAGTTCATTTAAAAGCATTTCAAGGTCTTCTACTGTCATTTCATTCTTTTCTACCAGAAATGAAACGGCACTTTTATAAGATCCTTTAAAATAGTTTTTCACAAGGCTCTTCATGGTCTTTCCAGAGTACTGCTCTTTGGTAACCAGCGGAAAATACTCATGCTGTCTTCCGTGTACATTATAATCTACGAATTCCTTATCCTTTAATACTTTTAAAATAGTGGAAACGGTATTGGTATGCGGCTTTGGTTCTGGAAAGAGCTCTAGAATATCTTTAAGAAATCCTTTTTCCAGTTTCCATACATACTGCATTACCTGTTCTTCTGCCTTTGTTAAAGTCTGGTTTTTCATATCCTTCATTGTTCATTAAAGTGATATAAAAATGAGAATTTCTATATCACTAAGAAATTAGTTATACAAATGTAGAAATAAAATTGACTCAAACAACTATTTTTTTAGTGATAAACAAAATTAATAATTAATTACCTGTAAATCAATGTTATAATTTTCATTCAAAGATATTATTTTTTTATTAAATGGGCTGTCAGCTATTAATTAGCAGAAAAAATACAGCTTTTCATCTGAGATTCTCATTACGGAAATCCATAATAAATGCAATAGATACTACCATATATTTGGATAAAATTTAATACATGAAAACATTCTGCTATTTTCTCATCTTCTTATTGACCGTTTCCTGTTCTAAATCTGCATCTTCTGATACTTTGAAGTTTACAAAAGATGAATATTCCGGAAAATGGCCATTCTCTGTAAACGAAATTGAAGTTTACTGTTCAGGTTATAAAGAAATTTACTGCAGGGCAAGCAATGGTAAAACCTATGCACTTAATGGCTCTGCAAAAGGAATTTCCCGTAATGATCCTTCTATAAGCAAGGTTGAGGAAATATGGCTGGATGATCCTGACTTTGCTGGATTAAAAATTTCATATGGAGATTTTATTAAAGAAGGTTTAAAGATCTGTGAGAATAAATAATTAAATATTTATGAGATTTCATTTTTGAAACGAAAACATGCATTCATAAATTAAACAATAACACCATTTACAGGCATTAATTTTATTTATTATTAAGATATTTTATAAAAACATCGTCATTACAAGGTACTCAAAAACGTCATTTATACAATAATGAAGACTTTACATTGTAGATTTGTTAAAATTTATTAAATAAAAGTAAAATGAATTTGTTAAAACCGGGAAATTATATTTATTTTAGTGCCTTAAAAATTTCTCATGAAAAGATATAATTTATTGATTGTACTACTGCTGCTTATTTTTAACGTTACTACAGCACAAAAGAAAAAATCTCCCGCTGCTGATCTTAGCATATTAAAGGACACTAAATCTAAAATTGAAGCTACAGTTCCATTGGTCATTCAGCATCTTCAGACTATTGCTACAAAAGAAGGCGACAATAATATCGTTATCAACGGAAAAACTGCATTGGGAAAAGAATATGGCATCTTAGAATCTGAATGGTTTTTATACAGAAATAATATGAAAAACTGTATCCTGAACAATTCTTCCAAGAAAGCTAAAAAATGTATGGAATACCATACCCAATATCTTAGAAATACATTCATTAATTATAACAACTATATTTCCAACCTTACCAGAAAAAATGGATATTTAGGAGTGGAAGGCGACACTAAGTTTGATTTCAAGCCTGCTGATATTGCAACAAAGCTTACTGAAGCTTATTTCAACGCCAATGATGCTGCGGGAAGAATGAAAGCCGATCAGAAAAGAGAATTCCTGGGAACAACGATGAGTGACGATAACAAGCTAACTCCTTATGCCCAACTTGCTCAATAAAAGAAACAGATATACGAACCATATACAAAGAGAACTGCAAAGCAGTTCTCTTTTTTTGTGGCAAAAAATCCCCGCCAAAAGCAGTTTTGTGGTACTAATCATAAAACTTGGGGAAAAAGTAGAAATAAGGCGGAGATAATTTGCATCACTCATAAGATCAACTGTCCTACCCTTGATCTAAGAGCTGCACAAAAATAGGACTATGTGCCCTCCCCATAAAAGAATAACTGTAGAATTAAATACTAGTAATTGTAGAAGTAATACTACTTATTATGAAGTATAAATAACTAATATCGGAGTATATTATCACCTCAGCCATCATTCTTTTTTATCTATTTCCACCAATGGTAGTAATTGTGCAGGCCGTCATATTCAAATCCACAACGGGGATATAATGTATTTCCAATTTCATTTGTTTTCTCAGTCTCAAGCATTAATCCGCAAGCCCCTGTTTCTTCACACCATTGTTTACTGCGGTCAATTAATGCTACAGAAAGTCCCTTCCCTCTGTAATCAGAGTGTACAAACAGATCGCTCAGCAGCCATTGTTTTTGTAATTTGGTATAATGGAATAATTTATAAAGCTGTACAAACCCTACAGCTTTACCATCTGCCCAGGCAAGGAAAATATCAGATTCGCTATTCAGGAATCTTTCTTTAAGAAATGCTTTTCCTTTTTCTACATCAGATTCCTGTCTATAAAAAATCCGGTAAAGATTAAATAATTCTGCCGTTTCATTAAGATCTTCAAGACTCGCTTTTTTAATTGTGTAATTCATTGTTATATTCATTTTAATTAACAATGCAAAAGTATCTTTAAAGAGGACTGTATTTATCATCCAGATTTAAGTTATCAGGATAGTCCAGTAAATCAGGATCCGTTTTAAAAATATTCTCTAAAAGCTTAAATACCGCATGTTTTGGATTTTATATTTCTCTACAACTTCAGACCTTTGGCCAATAAAAACAAAACAATGACAGATCTACCCGAAAGAATTAAAAGCACAGACTGGCAGTCTGTTACAGATTCTATGCATAAAAACGGATATGCTATTCTTTCCAATCTATTATCAGATCATGAATGCGACCAGTTGATCTCCGGTTACAGCCAGCCTGAACACTATCGTAAAACAGTTATTATGGCCAGACATCGTTTTGGCCTGGGAGAATATAAGTATTTTAATTACCCGTTGCCGGAATTACTTCATACTTTACGTACCCAGATCTATCCACATCTTGCTCCTATTGCGAATGCGTGGTTTAAAGCCTTACATATTGACACATCTTTCCCATTAGAGCATCAGGTCTTTTTACAGCAATGCCATGCTAACGATCAGAAAAAAGCTACAGTTTTAATTTTAAAATATGGAGAAGGCGGTTTCAATACTTTACATCAGGATCTATATGGTAATCTTTATTTTCCCATTCAGATTGTACTGATGCTGAGCGAACCCGAAAAGGATTTTACCGGCGGAGAATTTGTCCTCACCCAGCAAATACCTAGAGCACAGTCCAAAGCCACT
Coding sequences:
- a CDS encoding BlaI/MecI/CopY family transcriptional regulator, with product MKNQTLTKAEEQVMQYVWKLEKGFLKDILELFPEPKPHTNTVSTILKVLKDKEFVDYNVHGRQHEYFPLVTKEQYSGKTMKSLVKNYFKGSYKSAVSFLVEKNEMTVEDLEMLLNELKNKD
- a CDS encoding DUF2511 domain-containing protein → MKTFCYFLIFLLTVSCSKSASSDTLKFTKDEYSGKWPFSVNEIEVYCSGYKEIYCRASNGKTYALNGSAKGISRNDPSISKVEEIWLDDPDFAGLKISYGDFIKEGLKICENK
- a CDS encoding GNAT family N-acetyltransferase, with translation MNYTIKKASLEDLNETAELFNLYRIFYRQESDVEKGKAFLKERFLNSESDIFLAWADGKAVGFVQLYKLFHYTKLQKQWLLSDLFVHSDYRGKGLSVALIDRSKQWCEETGACGLMLETEKTNEIGNTLYPRCGFEYDGLHNYYHWWK
- a CDS encoding 2OG-Fe(II) oxygenase, which translates into the protein MTDLPERIKSTDWQSVTDSMHKNGYAILSNLLSDHECDQLISGYSQPEHYRKTVIMARHRFGLGEYKYFNYPLPELLHTLRTQIYPHLAPIANAWFKALHIDTSFPLEHQVFLQQCHANDQKKATVLILKYGEGGFNTLHQDLYGNLYFPIQIVLMLSEPEKDFTGGEFVLTQQIPRAQSKATVLKPKKGDILIFTTNFKPEKGTKGYYRVNMKHGVSEVKTGNRYALGIIFHDAEN